Proteins encoded by one window of Culicoides brevitarsis isolate CSIRO-B50_1 chromosome 2, AGI_CSIRO_Cbre_v1, whole genome shotgun sequence:
- the LOC134829845 gene encoding uncharacterized protein LOC134829845 encodes MLKFIERDFIKVALICVLCLTALTDARKAAGAKRGGSSGSKYGGSRVSKPQTQSQPPKYANPNIASLSYSPSQQAAPMKPSAPVAPVHSASPDHSKPIGWNVGHESPAAAVNKPPVNSAPYPTNNQFNHQAPPPSYSQYPNQHGNMNGPPPPYSAQPQPGLQSRFNEAPPAYSPVGHQPNPGYPVQQPGLGQPGYPQQPGFGYPAPGGYPQQQPGFAPGGQAPTIVNNYHQTAPQGGNGGGSGLTNALLLGSVGLGAYNAFKPSGEKTVIINNTVVQQVPAENSTEMASNMSSPAVETTPVPLAAYPSSPVPAGSASEMVPLAPMPSPTVMPATSDAPAATNTEMPSSASSPAAMMPSSPEPAQPASDVTVSQLTASSLAPLTTFAAMANDAETNKTVEVPAMPPIMVPTISSKMDQEPSTSTERAMANALNTDKKLDSGSNGVRTSILTVIALPLAIWMSIH; translated from the coding sequence atgttaaagttcATAGAGCGTGATTTCATAAAAGTCGCATTAATTTGCGTCTTGTGTCTGACGGCACTCACAGACGCCCGCAAAGCAGCTGGCGCGAAACGAGGTGGCAGCAGCGGCTCAAAATACGGCGGTTCACGCGTTTCAAAGCCCCAAACTCAATCACAACCGCCAAAATACGCAAATCCCAACATTGCTTCACTAAGTTACTCCCCAAGTCAACAAGCGGCACCCATGAAACCATCAGCGCCTGTCGCTCCCGTTCATTCAGCGTCTCCCGATCATTCCAAACCCATCGGATGGAATGTTGGGCATGAATCACCTGCAGCTGCTGTCAACAAGCCTCCCGTCAATTCAGCTCCGTATCCCacaaataatcaatttaatcaTCAAGCTCCCCCTCCAAGTTACTCCCAATACCCGAATCAGCATGGAAATATGAACGGACCTCCACCCCCATATTCAGCTCAACCTCAACCCGGCTTGCAATCGAGATTTAACGAAGCCCCGCCCGCCTACAGTCCCGTTGGGCATCAACCAAATCCCGGATATCCCGTTCAGCAACCCGGTTTGGGACAACCAGGCTACCCGCAACAACCAGGATTCGGATATCCGGCACCTGGCGGGTACCCCCAACAACAACCGGGCTTCGCGCCAGGCGGTCAAGCACCAACTATCGTCAATAATTACCATCAAACAGCTCCTCAGGGTGGAAATGGCGGCGGAAGTGGCTTAACAAATGCACTTTTACTCGGTTCCGTTGGTCTCGGTGCTTACAACGCCTTCAAACCATCCGGCGAGAAAACCGTCATCATCAATAATACCGTCGTACAACAAGTTCCCGCTGAAAATTCCACAGAAATGGCCTCAAATATGTCTTCACCTGCAGTTGAAACCACTCCCGTTCCCTTGGCAGCTTACCCATCAAGTCCCGTTCCCGCTGGTTCGGCCTCCGAAATGGTCCCTCTTGCTCCGATGCCATCGCCAACTGTCATGCCAGCAACTTCTGACGCTCCTGCAGCTACAAATACTGAAATGCCATCATCAGCTTCGTCTCCAGCAGCTATGATGCCTTCATCTCCCGAACCAGCACAACCCGCAAGTGATGTCACGGTAAGTCAATTAACGGCAAGCAGCTTGGCGCCACTCACAACCTTCGCTGCGATGGCAAATGACgccgaaacaaacaaaactgtCGAAGTCCCGGCGATGCCGCCAATTATGGTACCCACGATATCGTCAAAAATGGACCAAGAACCCAGCACAAGTACAGAACGAGCGATGGCAAATGCCTTAAACACGGACAAGAAACTCGATAGTGGCAGCAACGGCGTCAGGACGTCAATTTTAACGGTGATCGCATTGCCATTGGCCATCTGGATGAGcattcactaa
- the LOC134828666 gene encoding leucine-rich repeat-containing protein 15-like, translated as MWNFHLVFILLSISTVLAEKHQCFVPVPYKCVIFANATRENYQIEPQAVNSSDITNLDLNGTLPILGPEICENLPNLRIIFASYLGVEEIAENTFKSCKNLYRIDLDWNNITKLSENAFTGLENLEKLYISGGNLQELKLNLSSLINLEQLGLRNLNLTEIDPEIFKNLKNLKELYLYANRLFDLDLEKILNYLPNLKKINIVDNNFKCDRVKKLVELCEKYRIELKTDVTVIRTRHYIPEMIEGVHCLTDDQFNYEKSH; from the coding sequence ATGTGGAATTTTCatctagtttttattttactctCGATTTCTACTGTTTTAGCTGAAAAGCATCAATGTTTCGTGCCAGTTCCGTACAAATGCGTGATTTTTGCCAATGCAACACGGGAAAATTACCAAATTGAGCCGCAAGCTGTTAATTCAAGTGACATCACTAATTTGGATTTGAATGGAACTCTTCCGATTTTGGGAccagaaatttgtgaaaatctcCCAAACTTAAGGATAATTTTTGCAAGTTACCTCGGAGTAGAAGAAATTGCAGAAAACACGTTCAAAAGCTGCAAAAACTTGTATAGAATCGATTTGGATTGGAACAACATCACAAAACTCTCGGAAAATGCTTTTACTGGActagaaaatttggaaaaattgtaCATCAGTGGCGGAAATTTACaggaattgaaattaaatttatccagTTTGATCAATTTAGAACAACTTGGCTtacgaaatttgaatttgactgaaattgatcccgaaattttcaaaaatttaaagaatttaaaggaATTGTATCTCTATGCAAATCGATTATTCGACTtggatttagaaaaaatcctaaattatttaccgaatttgaagaaaattaacattgtcgataataattttaaatgtgatcGAGTAAAAAAACTCGTGGAACTTTGTGAAAAGTACCGGATTGAGCTGAAAACTGATGTGACAGTTATCCGTACTCGTCATTATATCCCAGAAATGATTGAAGGTGTTCATTGTTTGACTGACGATCAGTTTAATTACgagaaaagtcattaa
- the LOC134830137 gene encoding TGF-beta receptor type-1-like isoform X3 has product MRLASRSLNRSLIPTGLCLIFLVVLVFPFRLEASTLRRHEREINGTLSNRKIDDGTIFPIQESEAQVVPQASTKANERNETRRKLKCHCDICKDTNNVCETTGYCFTSKSIDKVKGEVFQYRCLPEHTFILDRAIHCDDKIGFYCCDSYDFCNRDISKNITSIPTEVPRPVSSWGFIVLLVSASIACLCIMGLLATFFQRRLKNQGSRQILPEDSLCGPNVPILPGKSIRDLIEMTTSGSGSAGLPLLQQRSIARQIQLIDVIGKGRFGEVWRGKWRGEMVAVKIFSSREESSWFREAEIYQTKMLRHENILGFIAADNKDNGTWTQLWLVTDYHEHGSLYDYLNMRIVDVKTMMGMALSIATGLAHMHMEILGTHGKMNVDDYMGKPGIAHRDLKSKNILVKSNLTCAIGDLGLAVRHNVKNDSVDIPSTDRVGTKRYMAPEVLDDTIDITQLDAFKRADVYAFGLILWELARRCDIGGKYDDYQLPFYDVVQPDPTIEEMRKVVCVDRQRPVIPNRWDSSDTLRSVSKVMKECWYSNPSSRLTALRIKKTLDNIRNDTINIINA; this is encoded by the exons ATGCGACTCGCAAGTCGGTCGCTAAATCGTTCGCTCATTCCCACGGGACTCTGCCTGATTTTTCTCGTGGTTCTTGTGTTCCCATTTCGATTAGAAg CTTCGACACTTCGACGGCATGAAAGAGAGATCAATGGCACCCTCAGCAATCGCAAAATAGATGATGGAACGATATTTCCGATACAGGAGAGTGAGGCGCAAGTTGTGCCACAAGCGTCAACCAAGGCGAATGAACGCAATGAAACAC gTCGCAAACTGAAATGCCACTGTGACATTTGTAAGGACACAAACAACGTTTGCGAGACAACTGGATATTGCTTCACGTCAAAATCCATCGACAAGGTGAAGGGCGAAGTGTTCCAGTATCG ATGCCTTCCCGAACACACTTTCATCCTTGACCGAGCAATTCACTGCGACGacaaaattggattttattgTTGCGATAGTTACGATTTCTGTAATCGTGACATCTCCAAGAATATTACTTCGATTCCAA CCGAAGTCCCGAGACCCGTTTCCAGCTGGGGTTTCATTGTGCTGCTCGTGTCCGCGAGTATCGCGTGTTTGTGCATCATGGGATTGCTGGCGACCTTTTTCCAGCGACGTCTCAAGAACCAAGGTTCGCGTCAAATTTTGCCGGAAGATTCGTTGTGCGGACCAAATGTTCCCATTTTGCCGGGCAAATCCATCCGAGATTTGATTGAGATGACAACGAGTGGTTCGGGTTCGGCGGGATTGCCGTTGCTGCAACAAAGATCGATCGCGCGGCAAATTCAGTTGATCGATGTCATCGGCAAGGGACGTTTTGGCGAAGTTTGGCGAGGAAAGTGGCGCGGTGAGATGGTTGCCGTTAAGATTTTCTCGAGTCGCGAGGAGTCGTCGTGGTTCCGAGAGGCGGAAATTTATCAGACGAAGATGTTGCGACACGAAAATATTCTTGGATTTATTGCGGCAGATAACAAGGATAACGGGACGTGGACGCAATTGTGGCTCGTTACGGATTATCATGAGCACGGATCGTTGTACGATTATTTGAATATGCGGATTGTGGATGTTAAGACGATGATGGGAATGGCATTATCGATTGCCACGGGTTTGGCTCACATGCATATGGAGATTTTGGGAACGcatg gcaaaATGAACGTCGACGACTACATGGGAAAACCGGGTATCGCGCATCGCGACTTGAAAAGTAAGAATATCCTGGTAAAGTCAAACTTGACTTGTGCTATTGGGGATTTGGGATTGGCCGTGCGCCATAATGTTAAGAATGACTCTGTTGACATTCCGTCGACAGATCGTGTTGGTACAAAGCGATACATGGCACCTGAG GTACTTGACGATACCATTGATATAACTCAACTGGATGCATTCAAACGTGCCGACGTCTATGCATTCGGTCTCATTTTGTGGGAACTTGCACGTCGCTGTGATATTGGCGGCAAATACGACGATTATCAGTTACCATTCTACGATGTTGTGCAACCCGATCCCACGATTGAGGAAATGAGAAAG gtTGTGTGTGTCGATCGACAACGACCAGTAATTCCCAACCGATGGGATTCGTCTGACACACTGAGAAGCGtgtcaaaagttatgaaagaGTGTTGGTACTCGAATCCATCGTCGCGATTAACGGCGTTACGGATTAAGAAAACACTGGACAACATCAGGAATGACACAATTAACATAATTAATGCTTAA
- the LOC134830137 gene encoding TGF-beta receptor type-1-like isoform X2, whose protein sequence is MRLASRSLNRSLIPTGLCLIFLVVLVFPFRLEASTLRRHEREINGTLSNRKIDDGTIFPIQESEAQVVPQASTKANERNETRRKLKCHCDICKDTNNVCETTGYCFTSKSIDKVKGEVFQYRCLPEHTFILDRAIHCDDKIGFYCCDSYDFCNRDISKNITSIPIAEVPRPVSSWGFIVLLVSASIACLCIMGLLATFFQRRLKNQGSRQILPEDSLCGPNVPILPGKSIRDLIEMTTSGSGSAGLPLLQQRSIARQIQLIDVIGKGRFGEVWRGKWRGEMVAVKIFSSREESSWFREAEIYQTKMLRHENILGFIAADNKDNGTWTQLWLVTDYHEHGSLYDYLNMRIVDVKTMMGMALSIATGLAHMHMEILGTHGKMNVDDYMGKPGIAHRDLKSKNILVKSNLTCAIGDLGLAVRHNVKNDSVDIPSTDRVGTKRYMAPEVLDDTIDITQLDAFKRADVYAFGLILWELARRCDIGGKYDDYQLPFYDVVQPDPTIEEMRKVVCVDRQRPVIPNRWDSSDTLRSVSKVMKECWYSNPSSRLTALRIKKTLDNIRNDTINIINA, encoded by the exons ATGCGACTCGCAAGTCGGTCGCTAAATCGTTCGCTCATTCCCACGGGACTCTGCCTGATTTTTCTCGTGGTTCTTGTGTTCCCATTTCGATTAGAAg CTTCGACACTTCGACGGCATGAAAGAGAGATCAATGGCACCCTCAGCAATCGCAAAATAGATGATGGAACGATATTTCCGATACAGGAGAGTGAGGCGCAAGTTGTGCCACAAGCGTCAACCAAGGCGAATGAACGCAATGAAACAC gTCGCAAACTGAAATGCCACTGTGACATTTGTAAGGACACAAACAACGTTTGCGAGACAACTGGATATTGCTTCACGTCAAAATCCATCGACAAGGTGAAGGGCGAAGTGTTCCAGTATCG ATGCCTTCCCGAACACACTTTCATCCTTGACCGAGCAATTCACTGCGACGacaaaattggattttattgTTGCGATAGTTACGATTTCTGTAATCGTGACATCTCCAAGAATATTACTTCGATTCCAA TAGCCGAAGTCCCGAGACCCGTTTCCAGCTGGGGTTTCATTGTGCTGCTCGTGTCCGCGAGTATCGCGTGTTTGTGCATCATGGGATTGCTGGCGACCTTTTTCCAGCGACGTCTCAAGAACCAAGGTTCGCGTCAAATTTTGCCGGAAGATTCGTTGTGCGGACCAAATGTTCCCATTTTGCCGGGCAAATCCATCCGAGATTTGATTGAGATGACAACGAGTGGTTCGGGTTCGGCGGGATTGCCGTTGCTGCAACAAAGATCGATCGCGCGGCAAATTCAGTTGATCGATGTCATCGGCAAGGGACGTTTTGGCGAAGTTTGGCGAGGAAAGTGGCGCGGTGAGATGGTTGCCGTTAAGATTTTCTCGAGTCGCGAGGAGTCGTCGTGGTTCCGAGAGGCGGAAATTTATCAGACGAAGATGTTGCGACACGAAAATATTCTTGGATTTATTGCGGCAGATAACAAGGATAACGGGACGTGGACGCAATTGTGGCTCGTTACGGATTATCATGAGCACGGATCGTTGTACGATTATTTGAATATGCGGATTGTGGATGTTAAGACGATGATGGGAATGGCATTATCGATTGCCACGGGTTTGGCTCACATGCATATGGAGATTTTGGGAACGcatg gcaaaATGAACGTCGACGACTACATGGGAAAACCGGGTATCGCGCATCGCGACTTGAAAAGTAAGAATATCCTGGTAAAGTCAAACTTGACTTGTGCTATTGGGGATTTGGGATTGGCCGTGCGCCATAATGTTAAGAATGACTCTGTTGACATTCCGTCGACAGATCGTGTTGGTACAAAGCGATACATGGCACCTGAG GTACTTGACGATACCATTGATATAACTCAACTGGATGCATTCAAACGTGCCGACGTCTATGCATTCGGTCTCATTTTGTGGGAACTTGCACGTCGCTGTGATATTGGCGGCAAATACGACGATTATCAGTTACCATTCTACGATGTTGTGCAACCCGATCCCACGATTGAGGAAATGAGAAAG gtTGTGTGTGTCGATCGACAACGACCAGTAATTCCCAACCGATGGGATTCGTCTGACACACTGAGAAGCGtgtcaaaagttatgaaagaGTGTTGGTACTCGAATCCATCGTCGCGATTAACGGCGTTACGGATTAAGAAAACACTGGACAACATCAGGAATGACACAATTAACATAATTAATGCTTAA
- the LOC134830137 gene encoding TGF-beta receptor type-1-like isoform X1, with amino-acid sequence MRLASRSLNRSLIPTGLCLIFLVVLVFPFRLEASTLRRHEREINGTLSNRKIDDGTIFPIQESEAQVVPQASTKANERNETRRKLKCHCDICKDTNNVCETTGYCFTSKSIDKVKGEVFQYRCLDEQFVLADRLPLECHTSKERKFDLVIDCCRTDFCNKVPLEFPKRAEVPRPVSSWGFIVLLVSASIACLCIMGLLATFFQRRLKNQGSRQILPEDSLCGPNVPILPGKSIRDLIEMTTSGSGSAGLPLLQQRSIARQIQLIDVIGKGRFGEVWRGKWRGEMVAVKIFSSREESSWFREAEIYQTKMLRHENILGFIAADNKDNGTWTQLWLVTDYHEHGSLYDYLNMRIVDVKTMMGMALSIATGLAHMHMEILGTHGKMNVDDYMGKPGIAHRDLKSKNILVKSNLTCAIGDLGLAVRHNVKNDSVDIPSTDRVGTKRYMAPEVLDDTIDITQLDAFKRADVYAFGLILWELARRCDIGGKYDDYQLPFYDVVQPDPTIEEMRKVVCVDRQRPVIPNRWDSSDTLRSVSKVMKECWYSNPSSRLTALRIKKTLDNIRNDTINIINA; translated from the exons ATGCGACTCGCAAGTCGGTCGCTAAATCGTTCGCTCATTCCCACGGGACTCTGCCTGATTTTTCTCGTGGTTCTTGTGTTCCCATTTCGATTAGAAg CTTCGACACTTCGACGGCATGAAAGAGAGATCAATGGCACCCTCAGCAATCGCAAAATAGATGATGGAACGATATTTCCGATACAGGAGAGTGAGGCGCAAGTTGTGCCACAAGCGTCAACCAAGGCGAATGAACGCAATGAAACAC gTCGCAAACTGAAATGCCACTGTGACATTTGTAAGGACACAAACAACGTTTGCGAGACAACTGGATATTGCTTCACGTCAAAATCCATCGACAAGGTGAAGGGCGAAGTGTTCCAGTATCG GTGCTTGGATGAACAGTTTGTGTTGGCTGACAGATTGCCACTCGAATGTCACACGTCCAAGGAACGAAAATTCGACTTAGTAATTGATTGTTGTCGCACAGACTTTTGTAACAAAGTTCCGTTGGAATTTCCGAAGcgag CCGAAGTCCCGAGACCCGTTTCCAGCTGGGGTTTCATTGTGCTGCTCGTGTCCGCGAGTATCGCGTGTTTGTGCATCATGGGATTGCTGGCGACCTTTTTCCAGCGACGTCTCAAGAACCAAGGTTCGCGTCAAATTTTGCCGGAAGATTCGTTGTGCGGACCAAATGTTCCCATTTTGCCGGGCAAATCCATCCGAGATTTGATTGAGATGACAACGAGTGGTTCGGGTTCGGCGGGATTGCCGTTGCTGCAACAAAGATCGATCGCGCGGCAAATTCAGTTGATCGATGTCATCGGCAAGGGACGTTTTGGCGAAGTTTGGCGAGGAAAGTGGCGCGGTGAGATGGTTGCCGTTAAGATTTTCTCGAGTCGCGAGGAGTCGTCGTGGTTCCGAGAGGCGGAAATTTATCAGACGAAGATGTTGCGACACGAAAATATTCTTGGATTTATTGCGGCAGATAACAAGGATAACGGGACGTGGACGCAATTGTGGCTCGTTACGGATTATCATGAGCACGGATCGTTGTACGATTATTTGAATATGCGGATTGTGGATGTTAAGACGATGATGGGAATGGCATTATCGATTGCCACGGGTTTGGCTCACATGCATATGGAGATTTTGGGAACGcatg gcaaaATGAACGTCGACGACTACATGGGAAAACCGGGTATCGCGCATCGCGACTTGAAAAGTAAGAATATCCTGGTAAAGTCAAACTTGACTTGTGCTATTGGGGATTTGGGATTGGCCGTGCGCCATAATGTTAAGAATGACTCTGTTGACATTCCGTCGACAGATCGTGTTGGTACAAAGCGATACATGGCACCTGAG GTACTTGACGATACCATTGATATAACTCAACTGGATGCATTCAAACGTGCCGACGTCTATGCATTCGGTCTCATTTTGTGGGAACTTGCACGTCGCTGTGATATTGGCGGCAAATACGACGATTATCAGTTACCATTCTACGATGTTGTGCAACCCGATCCCACGATTGAGGAAATGAGAAAG gtTGTGTGTGTCGATCGACAACGACCAGTAATTCCCAACCGATGGGATTCGTCTGACACACTGAGAAGCGtgtcaaaagttatgaaagaGTGTTGGTACTCGAATCCATCGTCGCGATTAACGGCGTTACGGATTAAGAAAACACTGGACAACATCAGGAATGACACAATTAACATAATTAATGCTTAA